The sequence CTTGAGCTTGGGCATCGCGGCTTCGTTGAGCTGAACCGTCCAGCCCTGCCGCTGCTTCTTGACCACCACGTCGGCCACGACGTAGCGGGTGTCGGTCGCGCCGAACGCGGCACCGGGGCGAGGGTTGAGACGCTGGATCAGCGTCTGCGCCGCCTTCAGTTCCTCGTCGTCGCATTTGAGCGTCTTCTTGAGCCTACTGTAGTCCTTGTTCGCCAATAAATCGAGGCAGTCGGCGACCACCGTGCAGGCCAGCGCGCAGGCCGCTTCGTCGGCATGGAACTGCTTGAGCTGCAGGGTCAGGCAATCACCCAGGTTGACCGCGCCGACGCCGGCGGGTTCCAGCTGGCGGATCAATTGCCAGGCGACCTGCAATTCCTCGAGCTCGATCTCGAGCTCCTCCCGCAGTGATTCCGGGATCAGCTCGAAGATTTCTTCGAGCGGGGTGGTCAGGTAGCCGTCGTCGTCGAGCGCGTCGATCACCAGGGTGGCGACCGCGTGGTCGCGCTGGCTGATCGGCAGCAGGCCGAGCTGCTCGAGCAGGTGCTCGCGCAGCGTGAACACGCGGGCGACGTTGGCATGCGGGTCGAACTCGTCGTCGTCCTCGCGCTGGCGGCCGCCGCCGGCGGCCTCGCTCCAGTAGTTGTCGCCGAGCGCGTCGTCGAAGTCGAAGTCGGGCTCGCCGGCCGGCGCGTCCTCGGCCGCCGCCGGCGGCGCCTCGGCCGTCGGCGCGGCGTAGTCGGCCGGGCCTTCGGCCGGCGCGCCGTCCTCGCGGACCGCGTGGGTCTCGGGCTCACCCTCGTCCTCGCGCTCGAGCATCGGGTTGTCCTGCAGGAATCGTTCGATCTCCTGGTTCAGATCGAGCGTGGACAGCTGCAGCAGCTTGATCGACTGCTGCAGTTGCGGCGTCAGCGTGAGGGACTGGGAGAGCTTGAGCTGGAGGGATGGTTTCATGCCGGTCTTTGGGTGCGCGGCTCAGAGTTTGAAATGCTCGCCGAGATAGACCCGGCGCACATTGTCGTTATAGACGATCTCCTCGGCAGTCCCCGAGGCGAGCACGCTGCCCTCGTTGATGATGTAGGCGCGATCGCAGATGCCGAGCGTCTCGCGCACGTTGTGGTCGGTGATCAGCACGCCGATCTGGCGCTGCTTGAGGAAGCGGATGATCTTCTGGATGTCCATCACCGCGATCGGATCGACGCCGGCGAACGGCTCGTCGAGCAGGATGAAGCGCGGCTTGGCCGCCAGCGCGCGGGCGATCTCGCAGCGGCGCCGTTCGCCGCCCGACAGCGACAGCGCCGAGCTGTCGCGCAGGTGGGCGATGTTCAGTTCGCGCAGCAGTTCGTCGAGCTGGCGTTCGACCGCATCGGCGTTCGGTTCGTGCAGTTCGAGGATGGCGCGCACGTTCTCGGCCACCGTCATGCGGCGGAAGATCGACGCTTCCTGCGGCAGGTAGCCCAGGCCCAGGCGCGCGCGCTCGTGGATCGGGCGGTGGGTGACGTCGGCGTCGTCGAGGAAGATCTTGCCGCCGTTGAGGGCGACCAGGCCGACGATCATGTAGAAGCTGGTGGTCTTGCCGGCGCCGTTGGGGCCGAGCAGGCCGACCACCTCGCCGGCGTCGACGTGCAGCGAGACGTCGCGGACGACGGTACGGGCCTTGTAGCGCTTTTGCAGGTGCTGGGCGGATAAACGGGCGGTCATGGCTTGGCGGGCGTCTCGGTCTTCTTCTTGGGCTGGATGACGATCTTGACCTGGCCCTGCGGCGCGTCGCCCGTGGCGGCCGGCGCATGCGGGCCGCCTTCGGCGTGGTAGACCTCGGTGTTGGTGTTGTACACGATGGTGCTGCCGGTGAATTCGTCCTCGCCGCGCTTGAGCCAGGCGTTGCCGCTGAGCTTCACGTCGCCGCTCTTGCTGTCGTAGTCGACCCGGTCGCCGTGCGCGTCGAGCCAGGTGTTCTGGCCTTCCATCTTCTGGCGGAACTTGACCGGCCGGCCTTCGGCGCGGACCAGCTGGCTGCCGTCGGAACGGTTCAGCTGGTTGGCGCGGTCGGCGTCCACCACCATCGTGCCCTGGGTGATATGGACGCGACCGGTCAGCACGTGTTCCCCGGTCTTTTCGTTCATGCCGGCCTGGTCGGCCCGGATCACGATTTCCTTGTCGCGATCGGCCAGTTCGGCGTGGCCGCTGCCGGCGAGCAGCAGCAGCGTAGCGGCCAGCCAGGGCCTAGCGTTTGGGCGGCGCATAGCGGATGTTCACTTTCGAGCGCAGGTTGAGTTGGGTGCTGTTGTTGTCGTAGTCGAAACCGACGGCGTTGGCCTGGTAGCCGGGCGAATCGAGCTGGGTCGGCGCGTCGGAGGCGGCCTGGCCGCGCGCGGTGTCGAGCGAAAGGCGGCTGGTGTGCAGCACCAGCGGGCCGGTCTGGCCCGCCGCCTCGCGATGCATCACCACGTCGCGCTCGAACCAGATCTTGTCGCCGTCGTCGGTCACCCGCGCGGTGCTGGCGTCGACCGTCAGCGTCGGTTCGCTCGGCAGCGTGCGCACCAGCCGGGCCTGCGAGAACTCGAGGCGCTCGTCGGCCGGGAAGTGGCGCATCTCGCGCGCAGTCAGCGTGTAGAGCGGCTTGCCGTCGTTGCCGAAGCCGGTGGCGGCGAAGCGCGAGATGATCAGGTCGGGGTCGCGGTTGGCCGCCACCGGCGAGAAGTAGGGCAGCTCGGTCGCCCGGTCGAGCAGCAGCGCCAGCCCGGCCAGGAGGCCGAGCAACAGCAGGGGGAAGGCGCGCGCGGCGCGGTCGGGCAACAGGCTCATCGCAGGTAAGGCGCCAATTGGGCCTCGAGGGTTCCCTGCGCCTGCATGACGACTTCGCAGGCTTCGCGCACCGCGCCGTGGCCGCCGCGGGCGCCGGTCACGTAATGCGCGTGCTGGCGTACCAGCGTCGGCGAATCGGGCACCGCCACCGCGAAGGCGACGCGGCGCATCACCGGCAGGTCGACCACGTCGTCGCCCATGTAGCCGCAGTCCTCGGGCTTGAAGCCGGTCTCGGCCAGCAGGGCCTGGAACGAGGCGAGCTTGTCGTGCGCGCCCTGCACCAGGTGGTCGATGCCGAGGTTGCGGGCGCGGTGCTCGACCAGCCGCGAAGTACGGCCGGTGAGGATGGCGAGCTGCACGCCCGAGGCGCGCAGCATCTTGAGGCCGTGGCCGTCGAGCGAGTTGAAGGCCTTCAGTTCTTCGCCGGCGTCGGTGTAGTAGAGACCGCCGTCGGTCATGACGCCGTCGACGTCGAAGATCATCAGGCGTACCGGTTGTGCGCGTTCAAGCACCTTGCATCCTTTGCATCGTGTGCGGTCGCCCGTGGGCGCCGCGGGTATCGAGGTTCAGACCACGCCGGCCTGCAGCAGGTCGTGCATGCGGATCGCACCGGCCAGCCGGCCCTGGTCGAGCACCAGCAGCACGTAGACCTTGAGCGCTTCCATCTGCTGCACGGCCTCGACCGCCAGGCGGTCGGCGTCGATGGTCTTGGGATTGCGGGTCATCACGGCGCCGATGGCGGCGGTCTTGAGGTCGACGTCGCGGTCCATCGCGCGGCGCAGGTCGCCGTCGGTGAACACGCCGGTCAGCTGGCCGGCGGCGTCGACCACCGCGGTCAGGCCCAGGCCCTTGCGGGTGATCTCGAACAGCGCGTCCTTCACGCTGGCCGACTCGGCCACCACCGGCAGCGCATCGCCGTGATGCATCACGTCGCGCACGTGGACCAGCAGCTTGCGGCCCAGGCTGCCGCCCGGGTGCGACAGCGCGAAGTCGTCGCGGCCGAAGCCGCGCGACTCGAGCAGGCAGACCGCCAGCGCGTCGCCCAGCGCCAGCGCGGCGGTGGTGCTGGCGGTCGGCGCCAGGTTCAGCGGGCAGGCTTCCTTGGCGACGCGGGCGTCGAGGTGCACGTCGGCGGCACGGCCCAGCGTCGACTGCGGATTGCCGGTCATGGCGACGATCTTGGTGCCCTTGCGCTTGATGGCGGGCAGCAGCGACACCAGTTCGTCGCTCTCGCCCGAGTTCGACAGCGCGAGCACCACGTCGTCGGCGGTGATCATGCCGAGGTCGCCGTGGGCGGCTTCGGCCGGGTGCATGAAGAACGACGGGGTGCCGGTGGAGGCCAGCGTGGCGGCGAGCTTGCGGCCGATATGGCCGGACTTGCCGATGCCGGCCACCACCACGCGGCCGCGGCAGGCCAGCATCAGCGCGTGGGCGGCGGCGAAGGTGGCGTCGAGCCGGTCGGCCACTGCGCGGATCGCGTCGGCCTCGATGGTCAGCACCTCGCGGGCCAGTGCCAGCAGGCCGTCTTCGGTTTGCGTGCGGATGGATTTCATGAAGGGATGAGGGCGGGATTCACAAGCGCGAAGTATAAGGGATGCGCCGATCCCTCGTCCCGCCGGGCAAGCCCGACGCGGCTCCGTATAATCCAGCCATCGTCCCCCGTCCGCGCGCCATGCACCACGCCCTCGAAACCGTCCTGATCCTGCTCGCGGCCGCCGTCGCGGTGGTCACGCTATGCCGCCGCGCCCAACTGCCGGCCATGCTGGGCTACCTGCTGGTCGGCATCGCGATCGGCCCGCATGCGCTGGGCCTGATCGCCTCCCGGGCGAAGCCGAAGGGCTGGCCGAATACGGCGTGGTGTTCCTGATGTTCAGCCTTGGCCTCGAGTTCAGCCTGCCCAAGCTCCTGGCCATGCGTGCCACGGTGTTCGGCCTCGGTTCGGCCCAGGTCGGCAGCGCGATGGCGGTGGTGCTGCTCGGCGCGCTGGCCTGCGGCCTGCCGTGGCAGGCCGGCGTCGCGCTCGGCGGCGTGCTGGCGATGTCGTCCACCGCCATCGTCACCCGCCTCCTGGCCGAACGCGTCGAGGTCAATGCCTCGCACGGCCAGAGCGCGATCGGCGTGCTGCTGTTCCAGGATCTGGCGGTGGTGCCGCTGCTGATCATCCTGCCGGTGCTGGGCCAGGCCGGCGGCGACCTGTGGCTGGCGCTGGGCTGGGCCGCGATCAAGATCGCGGTGGTGCTCGGCGCGCTGCTGTACTTCGGGCCGCGCCTGCTGCGGCCGCTGTTTCACCTGGTGGCCAAGGGGCGCTCGGGCGAGCTGTTCGTGCTCAATGTGCTGCTGGTCACGCTCGGCATCGCCTGGGCTACCGCGCTGGCCGGCCTGAGCCTGGCGCTCGGCGCCTTCCTGGCCGGCATGCTGATCGCCGAGACCGAGTACCGCCACCAGGTGGAGGAAGACATCCGGCCGTTCCGCGACCTGCTGCTCGGCCTGTTCTTCATCACCGTCGGCATGCGGCTGGACTTGGCTGCGGTGTGGCGCGAGCTGTTCGCGGTGCTGCTGGTGTTCCTCTTTCTGGTCGTCGGCAAGACCCTGCTGGTAGGCGGACTGACCCGCGCCTTCGGCCGCAGCGCCGGCACCGCGGTGCGTACCGCCCTGGCGCTCGGGCAGGGCGGCGAATTCGGTTTCGTGCTGCTGACGCTGGCGGCCGGCTCGGGCGTGCTGCCCGACACTGCCGAGCAGGTGGCGCTGGCGGCCATCCTGCTGTCGATGTTGGCTGCGCCGTTCATGATCCAGCAGTCGGACGCCATCGTGCGCCGCTTCATCGCCTCGGACTGGATGCTGCAGGCGATGCGGCTGACCCAGCTGGCCGCGCGCACCATGGCGACCTCGGACCATGTGATCCTGTGCGGCTACGGCCGCAGCGGCCAGGCCCTGGCGCGGGTGCTGCAGCAGGAAGAGATCGCGATCTACGCGCTCGACCTCGACCCCGAGCGGGTCAAGGAAGCGGCCGCGGCTGGCGAGCAGGTCTCCTTCGGCGACGCCACCCGGCGCGAGGTGCTGATGTCGGCCGGCCTCGCACGCGCACGCGCGCTGATCGTCACCTATGACCACACGCCGAGCGCGCTGAAGATCCTGCACGTGGTGCGCGAGGTGCGGCCGGACCTGCCGGTCATCGTGCGCACCTGGGACGACAGCGATATCGAGCGGCTGCGCCAGGCCGGCGCCGACGAGGTGGTGGCCGAGATCATGGAGGGCAGCCTGATGCTGGCCTCGCACGCCATGATGCTGCTCGGCATTCCGCTCAACCGGGTGCTGCGCCATATCCGCGACGCGCGCGAAGAGCGCTACAGCCTGTTCCGCGGCTTCTTCCGCGGCGCGACCGACGACAGCCTGGAAGAGCAGCTGCAGCCGCGCCTGCACTCGGTCCAGCTCGACGCCGGCGCGGCCGCGATCGGGCTGCGCATGGATCAGCTCGAGCTGGCCGACGACGGCGGCGTGACGGTCAAGAGCCTGCGCCGCGGCGGCCGCCGGCTCGACGAGCCGCAGGCCGACGAAGTGCTGGCGGCCGGCGACGTGGTGGTGCTGCTCGGTGCGCCCGCGCTGATCGCCAAGGCCGAACGGCGGCTGCTCAAGGGGGAGTGAGCGGCGCAGTGGGCATCGGCATGGCCTGTGGATCGCCGCGACTTGGTTCCTGCCGTCGATTTTTCCCTTGCGCATGGCTCCGCGTTCGCTGTTTGTAGGAACGGCTTCAGCCGCAAACACCGAGGGCCGCGTCCAGCCCGTTCCTGGCGAAAGCAGCGGACGCTGTTTGTTCCAGTCGATATTTGCTTCTCGCTGCATTTCGCTGCGTACCAATCGTCTCCCTGCGCGTACTTTGTAGGAGCGGCCGCCTGCCGCGCCAGGTCGGCTTGCCCCGTTCGCAGCTGAGGCCGCTCCTGCTGCGTTCCGCCGCGTCATCCGACTTGAAGGGCCTCGCCGATCGGCTGGCGCCTGGGCCCGCAGGCACTGGCCGCGCTCAGGCCGTCCGGCACACCGAATACTGGCTGTCCTCCGAGTAGCTCGTCGGCAAGGTCGCGGCGGCCGCGGTCGGCGCCGCATTGCCGTTGCCGGCCATGGCGCGGACGCTGCCGGTATTGGGCTGGCCGTCGTCGAGCTGCACGTCGATCGCTGCCGCGGCTTTGCCCGGTACGCTGCCCATGCACAGCACGGCGCCGCCGAGGCCGTAGACCTCGGTGGTGATGCCGGTGAGGCCGCCGAAGGCGTTGCGCGGCAGCGAGGTGATGCCGGCGTCGGCCGGATTGCCGCTGATCAGGCCGGCGGCGCGCAGATGGCGGAAGTAGTTGTCGTTCTCGCCGCCGCCGCTGAAGGTCTGCGCCGCCGTGATATTGAGCACGCCGTCGTTGTTGCCCGCCGGGATCGCCGCCCAGATCGCGCCGCGCGCCTGCACCGCGGCGGCCGGGCCGTCGTCCCCCGGCATGCGGCGATAGCGGTCGCGATAGGCGCTGGTCGCGGCCGTGATGCCGTTCAGGTCGTTGACCGCGTTCTTGACCTTGCCGCTCTCGATCATTTCCTGCCCCTTGAGCACGCCGCCGAGCAGAAGGCCGATGATGACCAGCACGATGGCGATCTCGATCAGCGTGAAGCCGGCCGCGCGACATGGTGTTGCGATACGGCGATGGGATCTTGCTTGTGGTGTTTGCATGGTCCGCCCCTCCTAGGCGAATGCTCGAATTTGAGCCGGAGCTGGTTAGCAACCGATGTGCCTGCAAGCGTGGCGCAGCGGGGCCGGGTCGATCCGCCGGTCGCGACGGCGGTGCAACGGATCGATCTGTCGAGATGTCGACAACTTCGACGAGAGTTCGACAATCGTTGATGCAACGCTGCCATGGCCGCGTGCGCGACCTGGTGCCGACCGCGGGGCCGGTCGGTGGTCTGGATTGGCGATGGGAATGGAGTGTCCGGCCGGGGTGGCTCGACCGGTCGGGCGAGGGAATAGGTGCGCCCGGGCCGCTGCCTGACTGGTCCAGGGCTGGAGATGAAATGCCGAGAAGGGCCGTGGTGGCCGTCAGGGAAGCTGTCCGGCCATCACCATCCGGTTGTAGAGGATCACCGGTGGAAGCCAGACCAGCTGGTCGTCGAAGCGATTGCCGGCCGTTTCGCGGGGCTCGTGCGCGACGAAATCGGCATCGCCGTCGAGATTGGCCGCCTCGTCGATACCGTTCGCACCCGGCCCTTCGGCGCCGGTCGACAGCAGGACGGCCACCAGGCCCTTGCCCTGGATATCGCTGCAGGCAAGGTCGCTGCATACGCGCAGGCCGGTGAACGGCATGCCCAGCCCGGCCTGGCGCATGCCTTCCGCGGTCGAGAACCGATGGCTGCCGTGATCGCTGGCCAGCGCGTAGCGGATCGGCCGATCCCAGCCATCGGTGTAATGCGCCTCGGCGTCGAGGCGGTCGAGCCCGAGCGTCCGACCGGGCAGCAGGCCGTCGTTGCCGGCGCAGTGGCCGCCGCCGCCCGGTACTTCGTCGCCGTGGCTCGACGCGGTAGCCGGGCAGGGCAGGCGGCCCTGGCTGACGGCAAAGCCCAGCAGCGCCTCGCGCGCCAGCTCGAGACGCGAACGGGTGAGATCGGCCCGGCGCTGCGCGATCTGCTGCGGCAGCGTAGTCATCAATCCGCCGAGCAGCAGGCCGACGACGACCAGCACGATGGCGGCCTCGGTCAGGGTGAATCCGGATGCGTGGCGGATGCGCATGGTCGACTCCTCTTTCAGCAGACTTTGTCCCGTCCCAGTCGCAGCGAGCCGTCGCGCAATTGCAGCGTGAACAGGCTGGCGCAACCCTCGATGCTCAGTTCGGCCTGGCCTGCGTCGATGCGGCGGTAGCGCATCGCCCGGAACCAGCCTTGCGGATCGGCGGGATCGTCCCAGGCCGGCCATGGCGATGGGCCGGCCTGCAGCAGGCCCGCGCAGCCTTCGCCGTTGCCCGCGGGCAGCATGCCGAACACCGCCGCCGGCCAGGCGGGATCGCAGCGAAGCATCGCGTCGGCCGGGTCGGCTGGATCGGGCAGGGCGCCGCCATGTGCGGCGGCATGCGCTGCGACGATCGCGCGCAGCGACTGCATCGTGCGCAGCACGAGGCGGTCTAGATAAGCGTCGCGGCTCAGGTAGCGGATCCGGTCGTTGAAGCCGGCCGACCGTGGCGCCAGTACATAGGTATTGGTCGCCCCGGCATGATCGACCACCGGGCCGCAGGGGGCGGGCAGCGTGATCGCGTCGAGGAACTGGCGTGCAGCCGGCGCCGCGCCGCCGCGCCGTTGCTCGCCGAGCGGCGCGCCGGGCGCGATGATGACCAGGGCGGCCCGGTCGGCCAGGATCTGGCCGTCTGCACCGCATACGCGCAGCCAGTGTGGATCGGCAGCCGTGGATCGAAGCGCGGCCGGCGTCAGGAAGCGGTGGCCGGCGACGATGTCGGCGTAGTCGGCGAAGACCCGGTTGTCGATCACGTTGCGCGACACCGCCAGCCACAGTCGGCTGCCGCTGGCGTCGAACGGCGGCGTGCCGACGTCGTCGGTGCGCGCGGTGTTGTCCGTCCTGCCTTCGCAATTGCTGTTGCCCGCCGATTCAGGCTCGCCGCGCCAAGGCAGCATGCCGATGCGCAGCAGGTTGTTGTCGAGGTCGGTAACGACGCAATCGGATTGGCCGTCGTAGTCGCCGTCGTTGGCGCGATCGGTATAAGGCATCAGGCCCGGTGGCGCCCGCTGGGTGTCCGGGCGAGCCATCGACCAGGCCAGCAGCGCCTCCTGCGCATCGGCGAGCGCCTGATTGGTGGCGTCGTCGTCGAGCCGCGGCGGCGCATGGGCGCCGACGATCAGCGCCAGCATGGCGGCCATCGTCATGAAGAGGAAGATCAGCAGCGCGAGGCCGTTTTGCCGATACGGAACAAGGGGATGGATGAGCATGCCCATCGCTCAAGCAACGTTGATGCCGGAGGTGGGCGAAAGTATTTTGAAAAAAGTTGCACGAGGTGTTTGACAGGTGGGGCGACCCTCTCCATAATGCGCGGCTCTCACGGAGGGGTTCCCGAGCGGTCAAAGGGATCAGACTGTAAATCTGACGGCTCTGCCTTCGAAGGTTCGAATCCTTCCCCCTCCACC is a genomic window of Chitinimonas koreensis containing:
- the lptB gene encoding LPS export ABC transporter ATP-binding protein, whose protein sequence is MTARLSAQHLQKRYKARTVVRDVSLHVDAGEVVGLLGPNGAGKTTSFYMIVGLVALNGGKIFLDDADVTHRPIHERARLGLGYLPQEASIFRRMTVAENVRAILELHEPNADAVERQLDELLRELNIAHLRDSSALSLSGGERRRCEIARALAAKPRFILLDEPFAGVDPIAVMDIQKIIRFLKQRQIGVLITDHNVRETLGICDRAYIINEGSVLASGTAEEIVYNDNVRRVYLGEHFKL
- a CDS encoding KdsC family phosphatase is translated as MIFDVDGVMTDGGLYYTDAGEELKAFNSLDGHGLKMLRASGVQLAILTGRTSRLVEHRARNLGIDHLVQGAHDKLASFQALLAETGFKPEDCGYMGDDVVDLPVMRRVAFAVAVPDSPTLVRQHAHYVTGARGGHGAVREACEVVMQAQGTLEAQLAPYLR
- a CDS encoding prepilin-type N-terminal cleavage/methylation domain-containing protein — translated: MQTPQARSHRRIATPCRAAGFTLIEIAIVLVIIGLLLGGVLKGQEMIESGKVKNAVNDLNGITAATSAYRDRYRRMPGDDGPAAAVQARGAIWAAIPAGNNDGVLNITAAQTFSGGGENDNYFRHLRAAGLISGNPADAGITSLPRNAFGGLTGITTEVYGLGGAVLCMGSVPGKAAAAIDVQLDDGQPNTGSVRAMAGNGNAAPTAAAATLPTSYSEDSQYSVCRTA
- the lptC gene encoding LPS export ABC transporter periplasmic protein LptC, which produces MSLLPDRAARAFPLLLLGLLAGLALLLDRATELPYFSPVAANRDPDLIISRFAATGFGNDGKPLYTLTAREMRHFPADERLEFSQARLVRTLPSEPTLTVDASTARVTDDGDKIWFERDVVMHREAAGQTGPLVLHTSRLSLDTARGQAASDAPTQLDSPGYQANAVGFDYDNNSTQLNLRSKVNIRYAPPKR
- a CDS encoding cation:proton antiporter domain-containing protein, with product MFSLGLEFSLPKLLAMRATVFGLGSAQVGSAMAVVLLGALACGLPWQAGVALGGVLAMSSTAIVTRLLAERVEVNASHGQSAIGVLLFQDLAVVPLLIILPVLGQAGGDLWLALGWAAIKIAVVLGALLYFGPRLLRPLFHLVAKGRSGELFVLNVLLVTLGIAWATALAGLSLALGAFLAGMLIAETEYRHQVEEDIRPFRDLLLGLFFITVGMRLDLAAVWRELFAVLLVFLFLVVGKTLLVGGLTRAFGRSAGTAVRTALALGQGGEFGFVLLTLAAGSGVLPDTAEQVALAAILLSMLAAPFMIQQSDAIVRRFIASDWMLQAMRLTQLAARTMATSDHVILCGYGRSGQALARVLQQEEIAIYALDLDPERVKEAAAAGEQVSFGDATRREVLMSAGLARARALIVTYDHTPSALKILHVVREVRPDLPVIVRTWDDSDIERLRQAGADEVVAEIMEGSLMLASHAMMLLGIPLNRVLRHIRDAREERYSLFRGFFRGATDDSLEEQLQPRLHSVQLDAGAAAIGLRMDQLELADDGGVTVKSLRRGGRRLDEPQADEVLAAGDVVVLLGAPALIAKAERRLLKGE
- a CDS encoding KpsF/GutQ family sugar-phosphate isomerase, producing MKSIRTQTEDGLLALAREVLTIEADAIRAVADRLDATFAAAHALMLACRGRVVVAGIGKSGHIGRKLAATLASTGTPSFFMHPAEAAHGDLGMITADDVVLALSNSGESDELVSLLPAIKRKGTKIVAMTGNPQSTLGRAADVHLDARVAKEACPLNLAPTASTTAALALGDALAVCLLESRGFGRDDFALSHPGGSLGRKLLVHVRDVMHHGDALPVVAESASVKDALFEITRKGLGLTAVVDAAGQLTGVFTDGDLRRAMDRDVDLKTAAIGAVMTRNPKTIDADRLAVEAVQQMEALKVYVLLVLDQGRLAGAIRMHDLLQAGVV
- the lptA gene encoding lipopolysaccharide transport periplasmic protein LptA: MRRPNARPWLAATLLLLAGSGHAELADRDKEIVIRADQAGMNEKTGEHVLTGRVHITQGTMVVDADRANQLNRSDGSQLVRAEGRPVKFRQKMEGQNTWLDAHGDRVDYDSKSGDVKLSGNAWLKRGEDEFTGSTIVYNTNTEVYHAEGGPHAPAATGDAPQGQVKIVIQPKKKTETPAKP
- a CDS encoding RNA polymerase factor sigma-54, with amino-acid sequence MKPSLQLKLSQSLTLTPQLQQSIKLLQLSTLDLNQEIERFLQDNPMLEREDEGEPETHAVREDGAPAEGPADYAAPTAEAPPAAAEDAPAGEPDFDFDDALGDNYWSEAAGGGRQREDDDEFDPHANVARVFTLREHLLEQLGLLPISQRDHAVATLVIDALDDDGYLTTPLEEIFELIPESLREELEIELEELQVAWQLIRQLEPAGVGAVNLGDCLTLQLKQFHADEAACALACTVVADCLDLLANKDYSRLKKTLKCDDEELKAAQTLIQRLNPRPGAAFGATDTRYVVADVVVKKQRQGWTVQLNEAAMPKLKVNQLYANILRQHRENGAGLSGQLQEAKWLIKNVQQRFETILRVAQAIVEKQQRFFEHGEVAMRPLVLRDIAEELDLHESTISRVTTQKYMLTPRGIYEFKYFFGSHVETDSGGECSAIAIKALIKQLIQNEDGKKPLSDSTIADVLGKQGINVARRTVAKYREALQIPPVNQRKSL
- a CDS encoding cation:proton antiporter encodes the protein MRRSLVPPGKPDAAPYNPAIVPRPRAMHHALETVLILLAAAVAVVTLCRRAQLPAMLGYLLVGIAIGPHALGLIASRAKPKGWPNTAWCS